Genomic window (Vespa velutina chromosome 16, iVesVel2.1, whole genome shotgun sequence):
TATCTTGTTGTAATGGTGAATTTTTGCCCGTTGGCAAGCAAGACATTAAGTGCGTGCTTACGGATTTCAGGCCAAATATACTTTTTGTGTAAATTCAGAGATGGGGCTCTGCCGCTAGGATGTAAAAGATTGTGAATGACTTTGAAAGCTGTCGTGCGTAATGGTTCTGATAAGTATGGTTTGATGAATCCTGTCGAAATGTCACAATAGATGCTGATTTGTGATTCTAGCTTGAGTATTTGTAGTTTCAATGAGTCTCTGATCAGATCAGCTAGTTCAGTGCGGTTCAGTTGTGCTTGTTGGATTTCAAGAGGTGTGAGAATGGATGTCATATTTATGGTATTAATATAGTGCATCTGTGACTGTATTGTCATCACCTTTTCCATAGACTATGTCAGTGGAAAATTGTGAGGTGTAGTCGAGTTGTCGTAATTGATGTTTCGATGCTTTATCCAATTTTTGTTTGAAGGAAAAAGTGAGTGGTTTATGGTCTGCTTTGATGACAAATTGACGGCAATTTAGCAAGAGATCAAAAAATTTGACTGATGCAAAAATAGCAAGGAGTTCATGATCGTATGTGCTGTATTTCTGTTCTGTCTGGATCAGTTTTCTGGAGAGATTTCTATGGGTTTTCAGGTATCATTTTCCAACTGTTCTAGTTTAGCTCCAATAACAGTTGCGGATGCATCAGTTGTGAGACCCATTAGTTCGTTTGAAGATGGAAAAGCGAGCAATGTGATTGTTGCGAATGtgtttttgtatatttcaaaTACCTCATTGGCTTCAGAAGTCAATGCAATTTGACTTCTGAAGCCAAtgagtttttatattttttattgcctCTTTAAAGTAATTATTGAGAGGAAGCATGATTTGAGCTGCCTAAGGTATACAGAGGCCATAGGAGTTGATCATGCCAAGAAATCTACGGAGTGCTGCAATAGTTTTAGGTTTTTGATATCCTTTAATGGCATCAACTCGTTCGCACATTggaatgtaattatatttattaatagtgTAATCCAGGAAGTTTATCTCCTTTTGGTTGAACAGACGTTTTTTGAGATTGATAATAAGGTTGTTGTCTTTTAATTCGAGTATGATGCCTACGTGTTCCAGGTGTTGGTCTTCGTCATCCGAGAATACCAGAATGTCATCTACGTAGACGAACACGAAGTCCAAGTCTTTGAAGAGTGCATCCATAAATCATTGATATGATTGGGTGGTGTTTTTTACACCAAAGGGTAAAAACTTAGGTATTCGTAATAATTCCATGGAGTTATAACGGCAGTTTTTTCAATGTCCTCCACGTGAATAAGTAGTTCTAGGTATGCTTTTTCGCAGTCGATTTTGCTGTATCCTTCTTTGTTGTGTAGATGTGGAAAGAAATCTTGGATCAGTGGCGGACTGTCATGGATAAGTAGCATCATTGAGTTTACGGTAGTCACCGCACATTCTCCAGTTGttgtctttcttttgtatCATATGAATAGAACTAGCGTACATGCAGGTGGAAGGTCTAATGATTCCGGAGTTCAGAAGTTCTctgatttgaatttttatcgcTGCTGCTTTTCCACCGGTTAGTTTACGTGCTCGTGCAGTGACTAATAAATGGGCATGGGTAGTAATTTTGTACGCAAATGGGCGTGCTTTTGAATTTAAGCATGACTTGCTAATCAGCCTAGTGATCTCAATGAATTGTTTTAAGAGTTCAGCATACTGAGTAGATAAATCTGAACTTATAGTTGAGATGTCATAATGCTGTTGTTCcattacttttccttttaacaAGAGGTGAATCACTGGATCTATCAGTTGTTGATGTTTTAAATCAATCAGCAGGTTGTAGTGAGTTAAGAGATCAACTCCGATGATTGTTGTTTCTGTGATCAACTTCAACTGTGATGATGAAAGACCAGGAGAAATCTCTGCGGAGATTTAAATCAAGGTTGATGATTTTGGCGACGTATGTGTTTATTTGTGATGAATTTGCACCGTAGAATGTAAGTGGGTCAATACTTCGATTTTTACGGAACTTTTTGACAAGTAGTACGGATACGATTGACCCAGAGTCAATCAGGAATTTCTGTTCAGTTGTGTTGTCGTAAATGTATAGTCGGAGCTCTTTTAGTATGGAGTTGCTGTTATTCACTGTTCCTACTGAAAACAGCAACGTTAGTTTTCCTAATTTGTTGTTCTCAGTATGGTTGTTGAAATGAATTTGCAAGGTAAATTGTAAGTGCAACGTTTTTCTTCGTTGGCAAACCTTTGGTGATAAGAACAGATGTCATTGTGTCTGATTCATAATTTCCTTCAATTACGTTGACTTACATGATCTagttcaaagaagaaaaaggttttaacaattaatttttaatgttattaaatatattatttatccaaTAATCGCTTTTATTAATACCGTATACGtacatttaatttatgaatataaaatttatttcttttataatatccttaaatacttaaaaaattattgataaagaaTGTTCTACATTTCAGCATTTTACGGTActttaacataaaaaataaatctgtattatttaatattgatagaATAGCAATTTAGCTTGTGGAACATTGTTAAATACTTctgatcaaaaatataaaaattaacttaaattaaaatctttgaaatatttcttctaatatatttataaaatatatttatgaatatatccTCATTATTCTCATAAATATGAGATTAAtggagaaatattttcagttttattttaacttcttaaagaaattttccTGTAACTGCAGAAAGAATCACGAAGCTGCATATTGTCGACTGAAGCAAAAAGGACGAAAGTGTTTCGAATGTGGTCGTTGGATATGTGGCAGcgaagtataaaaaaagaaaagcgagaagtaaattttttaaagtttgTAAAACAGTTGTGTTAGATGACcgtaagaaatataaatttgttgagATAAAAGATAAGTAAGTCATTGCATTAATTGATATTGGTAGTAATCTGCATTTGATAAAACTTGagcaatatataaaattaaattaaccaCTATTTAATTGACAGAGAAATTGTATGTTTAAAAAGCTTAAACACTGTTGTGATATCAGAAAGTTTTGTAGAGaatgtatatatcaataaacatACTTATGCATTAACGATTTGTGTTAAGCCCGATGCGTAATTAAAATACGATATGATATCAGGTTCGGGTTAACTTACCTAAAATATAAGCATGCGTATATTCATTCAAATAATACCAATGTTATAGTAtgcaataatgattataagaaAGACGATTTTCCATAAATATTTCGCATTGATACATTAGATTCAATCAATAAATGGATGAATTATGAAACTGTGAAATCCACTATATTAGAATACGCAAGTTTGGTATTGGTCAAAAAGAAAGGCGGTATTGATGGCTATTGCTGTAAATAAAGTTTAGTTCatttgcaataaaattttccataatgaataaaatttgagAGAATttgtacatttcttttctagaAAGCGATTTTGTAGCTTCT
Coding sequences:
- the LOC124954880 gene encoding uncharacterized protein LOC124954880, which produces MTSVLITKVGTVNNSNSILKELRLYIYDNTTEQKFLIDSGSIVSVLLVKKFRKNRKISPGLSSSQLKLITETTIIGVDLLTHYNLLIDLKHQQLIDPVIHLLLKGKVMEQQHYDISTISSDLSTQYAELLKQFIEITRLISKSCLNSKARPFAYKITTHAHLLVTARARKLTGGKAAAIKIQIRELLNSGIIRPSTCMYASSIHMIQKKDNNWRMCGDYRKLNDATYP